The following proteins are co-located in the Clavibacter capsici genome:
- a CDS encoding DUF3515 domain-containing protein produces the protein MTPRRPARAIARTAAVAAAACGIALAVAGCAPTVSLEAAPGATDPLCADVVVHLPAQLGTAPLRETDAQGTGAWGDPQSTVILRCGVATPGPTTDACISYDDVDWVEDDSRSPDIRYTTYGRTPAVEVVIDSTQASYTALTDLSGVVAVIPQTAKCVSAQDLGDAPPPGS, from the coding sequence ATGACTCCCCGCCGCCCCGCCCGCGCGATCGCGCGCACCGCCGCCGTCGCCGCCGCCGCGTGCGGCATCGCCCTCGCCGTCGCCGGATGCGCCCCCACCGTCTCGCTGGAGGCGGCCCCGGGCGCCACGGATCCGCTCTGCGCCGACGTGGTCGTGCACCTCCCCGCCCAGCTCGGCACCGCGCCGCTGCGGGAGACCGACGCGCAGGGCACGGGCGCGTGGGGCGATCCCCAGAGCACCGTCATCCTCCGCTGCGGCGTCGCGACCCCCGGCCCCACCACGGACGCGTGCATCAGCTACGACGACGTCGACTGGGTCGAGGACGACTCGCGCTCCCCCGACATCCGCTACACGACCTACGGGCGCACGCCCGCCGTCGAGGTCGTCATCGACTCCACGCAGGCGAGCTACACGGCGCTCACCGACCTCAGCGGCGTCGTCGCCGTCATCCCGCAGACCGCGAAGTGCGTCAGCGCGCAGGACCTGGGCGACGCGCCTCCTCCGGGGAGCTGA
- a CDS encoding thiamine-phosphate kinase yields the protein MTTPGTPSAADPTDGGAADAATLGSAGELATLARILPHLPAADAADVGPGDDSAVVRAPDGRFVITTDMMIEGPDFRLAWSSFHDLGRRAATSNLADVAAMGARPSALLVAIAAPAATRVADLEALADGLREGCALQAPGCGVVGGDLSVSDALAITVTATGDLEGRDPVLRSGARPGDVIAVAGTLGMAAAGVALLFAHARSGAAGQGPVPDADLARALRAAHPVAVEAQLSPVAPLGAGADAARAGATAMLDVSDGLLLDLARMARASGAGIDLRSAALADDARRVAAAHPSLPPRALDLVLTGGEDHALVAAFPPDAALPAPFRAIGAVVAAGADGPAVTVDGAPYAGPRTALGGWDPYSDWDGAR from the coding sequence GTGACGACTCCTGGGACGCCCTCCGCCGCGGATCCGACCGACGGGGGCGCGGCCGACGCGGCGACCCTCGGGAGCGCGGGCGAGCTCGCGACGCTGGCCCGGATCCTGCCGCACCTGCCCGCCGCCGACGCCGCGGACGTGGGCCCGGGCGACGACAGCGCGGTCGTGCGGGCGCCCGACGGCCGCTTCGTGATCACGACCGACATGATGATCGAGGGGCCGGACTTCCGCCTCGCCTGGTCGTCGTTCCACGACCTCGGGCGCCGCGCCGCGACGTCGAACCTGGCCGACGTGGCCGCCATGGGCGCGCGGCCCTCGGCGCTCCTCGTGGCCATCGCGGCGCCCGCCGCCACGCGCGTGGCCGACCTCGAGGCCCTCGCGGACGGCCTGCGCGAGGGCTGCGCACTGCAGGCGCCCGGCTGCGGCGTCGTGGGCGGCGACCTGTCCGTCTCGGACGCGCTGGCGATCACCGTCACGGCGACGGGCGACCTCGAGGGGCGCGACCCCGTGCTGCGCTCGGGCGCCCGTCCCGGCGACGTGATCGCGGTGGCCGGCACCCTCGGGATGGCCGCCGCGGGCGTCGCCCTCCTGTTCGCCCATGCGCGCAGCGGCGCGGCGGGCCAGGGTCCCGTCCCCGACGCCGACCTCGCGCGAGCCCTCCGCGCCGCCCACCCCGTCGCCGTGGAGGCGCAGCTGTCGCCCGTCGCCCCGCTCGGGGCGGGCGCCGACGCCGCCCGGGCCGGCGCGACGGCCATGCTCGACGTCTCCGACGGACTGCTCCTCGACCTCGCCCGGATGGCGCGCGCGAGCGGGGCCGGGATCGACCTGCGGTCCGCGGCACTCGCGGACGACGCGCGGCGGGTCGCCGCCGCCCACCCGTCGCTCCCGCCGCGCGCGCTCGACCTCGTGCTCACCGGGGGAGAGGACCACGCGCTGGTCGCGGCGTTCCCGCCCGACGCGGCGCTGCCGGCGCCCTTCCGCGCGATCGGCGCGGTCGTCGCCGCCGGCGCCGACGGTCCCGCCGTCACGGTCGACGGCGCGCCGTACGCCGGCCCGCGCACCGCGCTCGGCGGCTGGGACCCGTACTCCGACTGGGACGGCGCGCGCTAG